From Halobacillus sp. Marseille-Q1614, the proteins below share one genomic window:
- the groES gene encoding co-chaperone GroES, translating to MLKPLGDRIVIELVEEEQTTASGIVLPDSAKEKPQEGKVVAVGTGRVTENGEKVALEVKEGDHVIYSKFAGTEVKYEGSEYLIIRESDVLAVVQ from the coding sequence TTGTTAAAGCCATTAGGTGATCGTATTGTGATTGAATTAGTAGAGGAAGAGCAGACTACTGCAAGCGGAATCGTGCTTCCGGATTCTGCGAAAGAAAAGCCGCAGGAAGGTAAAGTGGTAGCTGTAGGTACAGGCCGCGTAACGGAAAACGGTGAAAAAGTTGCCCTGGAGGTCAAAGAAGGCGACCACGTAATTTACTCTAAGTTCGCAGGAACAGAAGTGAAATACGAAGGCAGCGAGTACTTAATCATTCGCGAAAGTGATGTACTAGCAGTAGTTCAGTAA
- a CDS encoding phosphotransferase family protein encodes MRRDKLSSCIEAIESSFPDYKISNAEPIGEGWMSIALKVNDEWVFRFAKNEKGSADLEKEIKILPKLKEAVTVAIPEFEYVGKQTNGQLFVGYKLLPGTLLEEEAVPHLNQDQKKKLGSQLARFIKELHAFSIEEALKAGVPQFNLKSFFSKLYEETKRDIFPRIEPSLSRYISSRFGTYLSDSSYFSYTPALIHGDLSPDHFLTDPKTDDLSGIIDFGDLCISDPDYEFIYILEDCGENFTRELLKEMEEKEIDRCIQKVSHFVTFDHIRYVLEGIKRGESEWIEEGLDEIRKEMREEA; translated from the coding sequence ATGAGAAGAGACAAACTCAGCAGCTGTATAGAAGCCATCGAATCAAGCTTTCCCGACTATAAAATAAGCAATGCAGAACCGATCGGGGAAGGTTGGATGAGTATCGCCCTTAAGGTCAATGATGAATGGGTGTTTCGGTTTGCAAAGAACGAGAAAGGATCGGCTGATTTAGAAAAAGAAATTAAAATCCTGCCAAAGCTCAAGGAAGCGGTAACTGTCGCGATTCCGGAATTTGAATATGTCGGCAAACAAACGAATGGACAGCTTTTCGTTGGTTATAAACTGCTTCCCGGCACTCTTTTAGAAGAAGAAGCCGTTCCTCATCTAAATCAAGATCAAAAGAAAAAGCTCGGCTCTCAGCTTGCACGCTTTATAAAGGAATTGCATGCTTTTTCTATAGAAGAAGCTCTCAAAGCGGGGGTGCCGCAGTTTAATCTCAAGTCATTCTTTTCTAAGCTCTATGAAGAAACGAAAAGAGATATTTTTCCACGCATTGAACCTAGCCTGAGCCGCTATATTTCTTCAAGGTTTGGGACTTACTTGAGTGACTCCTCTTATTTTTCCTATACGCCTGCACTCATTCACGGGGACTTGTCGCCCGATCACTTTCTAACTGATCCAAAAACGGATGATTTATCAGGAATCATTGATTTTGGCGACCTTTGTATCAGCGACCCTGACTATGAGTTTATTTATATCCTTGAAGATTGCGGAGAGAATTTTACCCGAGAGCTTCTAAAGGAGATGGAAGAGAAGGAGATCGACCGCTGTATTCAAAAGGTTTCTCATTTCGTTACTTTTGACCATATAAGATATGTACTTGAAGGCATAAAAAGGGGAGAAAGTGAGTGGATAGAAGAAGGACTTGATGAAATCAGAAAAGAAATGAGGGAAGAAGCATAA
- a CDS encoding methyltransferase domain-containing protein: MSRLKQKLDIDKIVFIGRTYEEYMDMFALSEEFVRRIRILDCPAGACSFTAVGRKKGFEITSCDIVYDHSVEDLRNKGLEDIDHAMEHMEKAKNNYVWDYFKDIDELREYRASALKDCTDDMREHGQTYVPVTLPALPFKDESFDILLSAHFLFMYADRLDYDFHEETLKELLRVSKEEIRIFPLVDLEGNKYKHLDKLKKFIMSRGCRVEELKVPYEFQDGADSMLKITKVE; the protein is encoded by the coding sequence ATGAGCAGGTTAAAGCAAAAGCTTGATATAGACAAGATTGTGTTTATCGGCAGGACATATGAAGAGTATATGGACATGTTTGCTCTATCTGAGGAATTTGTAAGAAGAATAAGAATTCTTGATTGTCCAGCAGGCGCTTGTTCTTTTACTGCCGTCGGACGGAAAAAGGGGTTTGAGATTACCTCGTGTGACATCGTATATGACCATTCAGTGGAGGACTTAAGAAACAAGGGGTTAGAAGATATTGATCATGCGATGGAACACATGGAAAAAGCAAAAAATAATTATGTTTGGGACTACTTTAAAGACATTGATGAGCTTAGAGAATACCGCGCCAGTGCCTTGAAGGACTGTACGGATGATATGCGAGAACACGGACAAACATACGTTCCTGTCACACTTCCGGCGCTGCCATTTAAGGACGAATCATTTGATATTCTTTTATCCGCACATTTTCTATTTATGTATGCAGACCGTCTGGACTATGATTTTCATGAGGAGACCCTTAAAGAATTATTAAGAGTTTCTAAAGAAGAAATCCGGATCTTCCCCTTAGTAGACCTCGAAGGTAATAAATATAAACACTTAGACAAATTAAAGAAGTTTATTATGAGCAGAGGCTGCAGAGTAGAAGAACTAAAGGTTCCCTATGAATTTCAGGACGGGGCTGATTCGATGTTAAAAATAACAAAGGTTGAATAG
- a CDS encoding MDR family MFS transporter: protein MSKLPNKWLVVVSVLFGTFTVILNNSMLNPILPRFIEVFDSNAVSVGWILTIFMVSMGMTMPLTGFLGDRFGKKKVYLAGLCLFIFGSISGLLSNTLAMVIVSRAIQGMAGGLMMPIAMALIFNSFPKNERGLAVGIYGISVMVAPAIGPTIGGTLVQYLDWPWLFAINIPFGLTGLFLSAKFLKPTKKDPMKKFDLAGFLLVTFGIGAILYSLGRGRTVELLLDPVNLSLIGAGLAAIVAFVFYENRQEDPLLNLSVFKVPTYTASILVTSSASIGLFSGIFLLPLLIQNVYGLNEVMTGLLFLPAAAASGLFMSLGGRLLDKKGPRYVVPPGLAIMALASIGLGFLELSTPFWWILALNTIRGVGMGMGNMPATTSGMNSIPEHLVAQGSAMNNIIRQMSSSLGIVFFSIYYEVRRAQLAAAPDVDQQLATLQTLNEAFLVSAAVLLLAIPFSFILKGVQDDKTKA from the coding sequence ATGAGCAAGCTGCCAAACAAATGGTTAGTGGTGGTCTCTGTCCTCTTTGGAACCTTTACCGTCATCTTAAACAACAGCATGCTCAATCCGATACTCCCGCGGTTTATCGAAGTCTTCGATTCCAACGCCGTATCGGTGGGCTGGATTTTGACAATCTTTATGGTTTCGATGGGGATGACGATGCCATTAACCGGCTTTCTTGGCGACCGATTTGGAAAAAAGAAAGTCTACCTAGCGGGGTTATGCCTGTTTATTTTCGGGTCGATCTCAGGCCTTTTATCTAATACATTAGCGATGGTCATCGTATCTCGGGCGATCCAGGGGATGGCCGGCGGTCTGATGATGCCGATCGCTATGGCATTAATTTTTAATTCATTTCCGAAAAATGAGCGGGGACTCGCGGTCGGTATCTATGGCATATCAGTGATGGTTGCTCCGGCCATTGGACCGACGATCGGCGGAACGCTCGTTCAATATTTGGACTGGCCGTGGCTCTTTGCGATAAACATTCCATTTGGATTAACTGGGCTTTTCCTGTCTGCGAAGTTTTTAAAACCGACAAAGAAGGATCCAATGAAAAAGTTCGACCTTGCCGGATTCCTGCTCGTTACGTTTGGAATCGGCGCGATTCTTTACTCTCTTGGGCGCGGGAGAACAGTGGAACTCCTATTAGATCCAGTCAATCTCTCACTGATTGGAGCAGGACTTGCAGCGATCGTGGCTTTCGTTTTCTATGAAAACCGCCAGGAGGATCCACTCTTAAACTTATCGGTGTTCAAAGTACCGACTTACACGGCATCGATTCTTGTGACGTCTTCAGCTTCGATTGGATTGTTTTCCGGAATCTTTTTGCTTCCATTATTAATACAAAATGTGTACGGCCTAAACGAAGTGATGACAGGGCTGCTTTTCCTGCCAGCAGCGGCGGCCAGCGGGCTGTTTATGTCACTTGGAGGACGGCTGCTCGATAAAAAAGGACCAAGGTATGTCGTGCCGCCAGGGTTAGCAATTATGGCTTTAGCTTCTATCGGTCTTGGATTCCTTGAGTTGTCCACGCCCTTCTGGTGGATTCTTGCCTTAAACACCATTCGTGGCGTCGGAATGGGGATGGGCAACATGCCGGCGACAACGTCTGGGATGAACTCGATTCCTGAGCACCTTGTCGCTCAAGGATCGGCAATGAACAATATCATCCGCCAGATGTCCTCGTCTCTTGGCATTGTGTTCTTTTCAATCTACTATGAAGTACGCCGCGCTCAGCTGGCGGCCGCCCCTGATGTCGATCAACAGCTGGCCACATTGCAGACATTAAATGAAGCGTTTCTCGTCTCAGCGGCCGTGCTGCTGTTAGCAATTCCGTTTTCGTTTATTTTAAAAGGCGTTCAGGATGATAAAACGAAAGCATAG
- a CDS encoding CPBP family intramembrane glutamic endopeptidase encodes MPKRYWIIIITYVATQLSALIGVPVLASLGIARGFDAIALWSVISFTIATIIIIALLKPDMKEAQMRSDRSSGLKIFGWSIAGVFLALFAQAIAALIETELLGIPAGSENTMDLMNIAREAPLFILLPVVFAPITEEIIFRKVIFGQIYKRSNFWLAVIISALVFGAFHFDFQHMLVYFSMGLVFAFLYVKTKSIITPIVAHMAMNSFVVLSQLFYSEEDIRRMQEQLQTILTGGLL; translated from the coding sequence ATGCCAAAAAGATATTGGATTATTATAATCACCTACGTGGCGACACAGCTGTCGGCCTTGATTGGTGTTCCAGTACTGGCCTCTCTCGGTATTGCGCGCGGATTTGACGCGATTGCCTTGTGGTCGGTCATCAGCTTTACCATCGCTACAATCATTATCATAGCGTTACTGAAACCTGATATGAAGGAAGCCCAGATGAGATCAGACCGCTCGAGCGGGTTGAAAATTTTTGGCTGGTCGATTGCCGGCGTGTTCCTTGCATTGTTCGCTCAGGCCATTGCCGCATTGATTGAAACGGAACTGCTTGGCATACCTGCAGGATCTGAGAATACAATGGATTTAATGAACATTGCCCGCGAAGCACCTCTGTTCATCTTATTACCCGTTGTATTTGCTCCTATAACGGAAGAAATCATTTTTCGTAAAGTGATTTTCGGCCAGATTTATAAGCGCTCGAACTTCTGGCTCGCTGTTATTATTTCAGCACTCGTATTTGGCGCATTTCACTTCGACTTTCAGCATATGCTCGTGTATTTTTCCATGGGGTTAGTTTTTGCGTTTCTATATGTAAAAACGAAGAGCATCATTACGCCGATTGTCGCTCATATGGCGATGAACAGCTTTGTCGTCCTATCGCAGCTCTTCTACAGTGAAGAAGATATTCGCCGGATGCAGGAGCAGCTGCAGACGATCTTAACGGGAGGCCTGCTGTAA
- a CDS encoding GNAT family N-acetyltransferase, with product MKAILHGHRVHLGTVKDEHLTEIKTWFNSSHFMRRFDAVAARPKTLESLKEWRDEAMNSDKSFLFSICDGDKFIGYVELSSILWNQRNGWVAIAIGNPDYKAKGYGTEAMDLLINYAFHELNLHRLQLTVFEYNQPAIWLYEKLGFTYEGAQREFVMRDGEAYDMFMYGLLKREWNQKNAEEKLEE from the coding sequence ATGAAAGCTATCCTTCACGGTCACCGGGTTCACCTTGGGACTGTTAAAGACGAACACTTAACCGAAATTAAGACCTGGTTCAACAGCTCCCATTTTATGAGAAGGTTTGACGCGGTGGCGGCACGCCCGAAAACATTGGAGTCTTTAAAAGAGTGGCGTGATGAAGCGATGAATAGCGATAAGAGTTTTCTTTTCTCCATTTGCGATGGCGATAAATTTATCGGCTACGTGGAATTAAGCAGCATCCTTTGGAACCAGCGTAACGGCTGGGTAGCGATTGCGATCGGCAATCCAGACTACAAGGCCAAGGGCTATGGAACCGAAGCGATGGATCTGTTAATTAACTACGCCTTCCACGAACTGAACCTTCACCGCCTGCAGCTGACGGTTTTTGAATACAATCAGCCGGCGATCTGGCTGTATGAAAAGCTCGGGTTTACGTATGAAGGAGCGCAGCGCGAGTTTGTGATGCGCGATGGTGAAGCGTATGATATGTTCATGTATGGCCTTTTAAAAAGAGAATGGAACCAAAAAAACGCGGAAGAGAAGTTAGAAGAATAA
- a CDS encoding DUF4305 domain-containing protein, with amino-acid sequence MGAAFTYIATYSASESVWNFRTILPVMVATFNFAVAVRLVNIHLKMKKIKNNKKK; translated from the coding sequence ATGGGGGCCGCATTTACGTATATTGCGACCTACTCGGCCTCAGAATCTGTTTGGAATTTCCGGACCATCCTTCCGGTGATGGTAGCTACCTTTAATTTCGCGGTGGCGGTCCGCTTAGTCAACATCCATCTTAAAATGAAAAAGATAAAGAATAACAAGAAAAAATAA